The Argentina anserina chromosome 5, drPotAnse1.1, whole genome shotgun sequence genome includes the window TGATTAATGTATATTGTCTGCACGTGTGAAAAAGTTAAGTGCGAGTGATGAAATTAGTGTGAGTGAGTGAGTGTAGAGGATGTTTCcacttaaaaaatatatatgtatattacttgcattttttgtttgttttgtgattAGTTGGGGATGGTTGAGCACTTGAGCATCCCTCGTTATAAAGAGGATCCGCCTGTGTATATATTGGCCAAATCTCAATTAGTTTGTTCAAATTAATGTAATTTTAGTACATAGACTAGGTACTTTCCGGTGCAAACTTTAAGGGGTTAGGTACATTTACTCCATTACagtacatataaaaaaaaatggtgAGCCTAAATTCCTTGCAATCAAACAGAGttcaagaaagtcaaagaacaGTATAGATGACTAAACGGAAAGTAATTCAAGTATCTCAAGTGCAGAGTAGGCAATGACCACTTTCACTTTATTATATCTCCAAAGGAAAGTTTAAATCCTTCTTAATTCTCTCTATAAAACTCTCATACCCCCTCCTTGAAATCCCATACTTCATCTCCTATAACCTTAGCAAACATGGCAAGACTTGGCTTTATTTCCTTGCTAGTTCTCTTTCATGTTGTTTACCTGGTTGGTAAAGCAGACTCACACCCACCTAGACACTCTACTTCCACTAATTTCATCAAAGCTTCATGCAGAGCAACCCAATATCCAGCTCTGTGTGTTCAATGCCTTGCAGGTTATGCACGCTCTATTCGACAGAGTGAAAGACAGCTAGCTCAGACTGCTCTGGCAGTGAGCTTATCCCGGGTGCGAAAAGCTGAATCCTTTGTGGTGAAGTTGACTAAGGTTAGGGGGATCAAGCCTAGGGAGTACAGAGCTGTGAAGGACTGCATAGAGAACATGGGAGATGGCGTGGACCGGCTTGGCCAGTCGATGAGGGAGCTTGGACATATGGGACGAGCCTTTGGTCAGGAGTTCATGTGGCACATGAGCAATGTGCAGACTTGGGTTAGTGCTGCACTCACTGATGAGACCACTTGTCTTGATGGTTTTTCAGGTCGTGTTATGAACGGGAACATCAAGGTTGCTATAATAAGAAGGATCAATAATGTCGCTCAGGTAACTAGCAACGCGCTCGCTCTGGTTAATCGCTTTGCTGCTAAACATCGGGCGGCTGCAGCTGCCAATGAGCCCCAGATCTAGCACTCACTTGGTTATATGTAAAGGTGACTTGGTATTGGTAAGGTTTGTGACTTTGTGCCTGGCCTAGTTTTTGTTTAGAGGGTATTATTGTTCATGCTGGTTGATGTGCAAGACAACAAGCTTTAAGTTTTGTACCAGTTAAGCTTTTGTTTGACTGTAATATACTAGTTTTGTTTGTGAAGAACATGCATATATCCTCCCATCTAGACTAATTGTCTGAAGTGGTTTCAACATTTCCTATCAAATGATTTCGACACTCAGACACGATCTCAACATTTCCTATCAAAGCCCAACTGTCTATTTTTATACACTTTTGAAATATGAATGATTCATAACCTTCCAACATgttttctattcaatttgaaatGAACAGCTACCAcattgttttgtatttttgttttttttttcgaaccCGGTTCTGTTATATAGCACTTCGAAAATTCGACATAAATGGATAATGGTCACATGATTGATTCAcagtcaatatatatatatatatatatatatatgtgtgtgtgtgtatccTCAAGAAGAACAAATGTTTGGAAGATTATTTGCATTAAATTGTCCATTAATCTGAATGGTTGCTATATTGCACCAGATGCCTAACAAGTCCTCCCTCTTCCTGAGATCTGTACTTTTCTAGTGTTACAAAAGTCTTCTGGACTCTGAACTGAAGACTTCGTAAGAGCTAATGTTTTCTAAAGAGAACACTGATTTAGTCACTTCACAGTAGATGGTCACATCCcaattattatatatgttcattTTATCTCATGAGCATTCACTCATTTAGCTTTCCGGAAGCCAGTTTTAGTCAAGATTCAAAATCTCCCTGATATTTCTGATATATtcttaaatattttattaaaaaaaacgatatatcttagGGGTAAATACTTTTTTTCCCATATCTGTGATAATATAAAATATCTCATATATTTACAATAtattcgatatatcttctatattttggataaatatctgaaaaaatttatttaaatttttttatctcaACTTGAGGATGTCTCAGACTCTCATAGAAGAGTTTTTTTATTAACTAATCACCTCGAGCCTCGAGAGATATCAAAAAGAATAATATAAAAGTAGTCCTCAATCggctaattttaatttttcgtaaaagaaatctgaatgagaaataaaggttcaagtcttaactctcaagactcaatatatatatcagtgaCAAATGCTCTTCTTGAcctcgatgatgaaaatgacaaCCCTCCTCCACACGACGTAGAAAAGGCAagtgattttggaattgatgtaaacaatGTATTATCTGATTGAGTTAGAGACTTGGAAAATGATTCAAATATGCTAGTGTGTGAGCCGGCGTAGCAACTCCAGATAGTTCAGataatggtggtggtggtcatGGTAATGGTAGTGGTGGAAGAACAATCTTATGTAGACAGAGGATTTGAGCAATTTACTTgtgaaaataattttgatcatgctatCCAAGATGAGGATCATGGATCTAGATCAGGTGATCATGGTGCGTAAGAACAAGAAGagtcattgatgatcaaagtatTCCATATGATGTTACTTTAGTTACCTTAAGTTTTTTGATTCTATATTGATAGAGCACAGAGTATAGTGAGACAtcaaacgaatcacatgaagtAAAACTATCAATCTGGTTATCATATTTACGATTACGGTCAGTTTAGATAAGTATATGATCAATCATCAAGTTAGATTTATCCTTACTATCCCCTTCTCGGAGAAACTGTCGGCATCTCGAAAGAGATATATGTCTATCATTTTAACCATTACATTTTGTACTATATGACTCGTATGTCTTAAGCAAAGTATTACAGTTTTATTGACAAACGTGCGTCTTTTCAAACACTTAGAGTTTTTTTCtggtactagataaaattaataattgtatatgtttgtatgtaatttaataataaataaatagtttTGAAACATGAACGATatattttttccaatatccctaatatatcttcgatatatccgatatctcatttaaaaaaaacgatatatctacTGATATCGATATTTTGAACCATGGTTCTAACATCTTCGTATACAACATAAACTCATCCCAGAAAACAGGCAGACAGTTTTGCCGCGAAAAAATCGCGCTACATGAACTAAGAATATATGGTTAAAGCGATGTCATTATCGATGTGATTACCCCTTTTTTTATCGACGTCTTCAACGTGATCCATTTTCATTGCTCTAGTTCGATCTGGACTTACTTTACATCTGAGATTTGAGACGACCAAATCTAGAGTTAGTTGATTTCCTTCGTCAGGAAAGCAAATAAGAATCTAAAGATGATGCAgagaaatatataattcaagagGGGACTTATCTcttaatttaggtttttttgtttttacatgGGATGGGACATCTAAGGCATCTCCGGCCGAAGAGCCAAATTTGCCATATCAGCTCCACGGCTACTTTTGGCTAAAGTCTCCTGACTCCAACCGGTTAGTCACACACTTGTAATTTAACTAATCTAGCTTCATGTCAAATTTGACTCAAGTCACCGAATGAGTCAAATTTCTTTTAGACCTACCCAGACCAAATTCGTCTTCCACTCTGAGAACTACTCTGACTAGACTcattgaaacaaaaacaaaaaaaaccaaaatactCGATCATGGAATTTTCCAAGACCAATAAATGTCCTATATGCTTTTGCTCATCCTTCATCAATTTCCAAAAGGAACACTCTGCCCCAATTGAGCCacttcaagcttttgtttccCATTTATGTACTCAAATCACCTCCAAAGTTTGGGTTTTGAGTTTCAACAAAACACCCACATCAAAACAATACAAGAtgcaaatattaaattttcatttagaTTTGGGCATAAAGATTAACATCATAAACTTACCCATCCATGGGTAAAACGGCCATGATGATGATCCAAAACCACTCACCCCTTGAACAATCGCAGGCAATATCTCTCAAATACCCAACATGATTTTTCTATCGGTATTGATTTTAAGAGTTGATAATGAAACCAGAAGAATAGATAGAGGAGAGATGCAAGTCATGTAaccgaaaaagaagaagacggATATTATTGAGATAGGGAAGAGAGTGAGTGAGTGATAattgttgttttctttttaaatgaaataataataatataaaaattccAAATTTGACTTTTCGATTGGAACAAACTTATGTTAAAAATGGCTCTTCCACCTCATATATCAAATTTTGAGTTTGGCAAAAATTTAGCTAGTTgattggagatgctcttatAAGCTTATTTTGGAAACATCGAAACATTATGCAATCAGCAAAATTGCTTCTCACTGCTTGAAATAGAATTAGACTAGATCATGTTTAAACAAATGAGTCATTATTCACATCTTATCAAGCCTAGTCATTGATCATGGAAATGAGATGAAG containing:
- the LOC126794953 gene encoding 21 kDa protein yields the protein MARLGFISLLVLFHVVYLVGKADSHPPRHSTSTNFIKASCRATQYPALCVQCLAGYARSIRQSERQLAQTALAVSLSRVRKAESFVVKLTKVRGIKPREYRAVKDCIENMGDGVDRLGQSMRELGHMGRAFGQEFMWHMSNVQTWVSAALTDETTCLDGFSGRVMNGNIKVAIIRRINNVAQVTSNALALVNRFAAKHRAAAAANEPQI